Proteins found in one Symmachiella macrocystis genomic segment:
- a CDS encoding sulfatase-like hydrolase/transferase gives MMMFNDALRILIGVTLLASTGDALAQQRSKPIQHDAEHYMLLAQHGEKWAREDKVIGAKLAEVRKANGGKRPNILFVLIDDVGFGEMGDPVLNHVRGYTTPNINAFARESLTFSRMYSEPTCTPTRTALLTGRLPVRSHMLEPKIVPPEGTGLHGDEVTLAELLKKEGYNTAHIGKWHQGDIAQAAPHNQGFDTASYPLHNQATFNFMTIESEEDRLADNVATRKTIPNYRMDKNFRPAGWVLGVDAVAGEDAHEWGAEAGKPLDYAYYDALNERYKKQVIERLNQLAAEDEPFFLNYWPQIPVNFTRRNRNFVTANGGTWVESMKDLDNHLGDLFAALEATGKAENTVVVVMSDNGPMAQAMPESGYSQLVFRGFKGDTTEGGIRVNAYVRWPDVIKADTFAGDIVYCGDWYTTLATIAQADKHIPRDRVIDGVNQLALLLNGDGYGRRDYHHVYEGPHLKATIKEQFKAHWPAPGSPGFALPVFDLYRDVKETKPLLATGMWSVAYFPDMRERHMALKKNFPDRGETRGKPYEGIAKLRPETKALLKYYYSARKAAE, from the coding sequence ATGATGATGTTTAATGATGCCTTGCGAATTCTGATTGGAGTGACGCTCCTGGCGAGTACTGGCGATGCGTTGGCCCAACAAAGGAGTAAACCAATTCAACACGATGCCGAACACTATATGCTGTTGGCTCAGCACGGTGAAAAATGGGCCCGTGAAGACAAGGTGATTGGGGCCAAATTGGCTGAGGTGCGAAAAGCCAATGGTGGCAAACGCCCCAATATCCTTTTTGTACTAATAGACGACGTGGGTTTCGGTGAGATGGGTGACCCGGTACTGAATCATGTGCGGGGTTACACCACTCCGAACATCAATGCATTCGCCCGGGAAAGCCTGACGTTCTCCCGCATGTATTCTGAACCCACCTGCACACCCACCCGCACCGCTCTCCTGACCGGCCGTCTGCCTGTTCGCAGTCATATGCTAGAGCCAAAAATCGTGCCGCCAGAAGGCACGGGCTTACATGGAGATGAAGTTACGTTGGCCGAACTCTTGAAAAAGGAGGGCTATAACACAGCACACATCGGTAAGTGGCATCAAGGCGATATTGCGCAGGCTGCACCACACAATCAGGGTTTTGATACGGCCAGCTACCCCCTTCACAACCAAGCGACCTTCAACTTCATGACCATCGAATCTGAAGAAGACCGTCTTGCCGACAATGTCGCGACACGCAAGACCATTCCGAACTACCGCATGGACAAGAACTTTCGTCCGGCAGGCTGGGTATTGGGTGTTGATGCCGTTGCTGGCGAGGATGCACACGAATGGGGTGCGGAAGCAGGAAAACCACTGGACTACGCCTACTACGACGCATTGAACGAGCGATACAAGAAGCAGGTGATTGAACGGTTGAACCAGCTGGCAGCCGAGGATGAACCGTTCTTCCTCAACTACTGGCCACAGATTCCGGTTAACTTCACACGCCGTAACAGAAATTTCGTAACCGCCAACGGAGGCACCTGGGTTGAGAGCATGAAAGATCTCGACAATCACCTGGGTGATTTGTTTGCAGCACTGGAAGCAACCGGCAAGGCAGAGAACACCGTGGTCGTTGTCATGAGTGACAACGGCCCGATGGCGCAGGCCATGCCAGAATCCGGCTACTCACAACTGGTCTTCCGCGGCTTCAAGGGAGATACAACTGAAGGCGGTATCCGGGTGAATGCCTATGTCCGCTGGCCGGATGTCATCAAGGCTGATACCTTTGCCGGCGACATCGTTTATTGCGGTGACTGGTACACGACACTGGCAACAATTGCACAGGCAGATAAACACATCCCGCGCGATCGCGTCATTGACGGTGTGAATCAGTTGGCGCTGCTCTTGAATGGCGATGGATATGGTCGTCGCGATTACCATCATGTCTATGAGGGCCCTCATCTGAAGGCCACGATCAAAGAACAGTTCAAGGCACACTGGCCTGCACCAGGATCGCCCGGTTTTGCGCTGCCGGTTTTCGACCTGTACAGAGACGTTAAGGAAACCAAGCCTTTATTGGCCACGGGCATGTGGTCCGTCGCGTACTTCCCTGATATGCGGGAACGCCACATGGCCTTGAAGAAAAACTTCCCGGATCGTGGGGAAACACGCGGCAAACCCTACGAAGGGATTGCCAAACTTCGTCCGGAGACCAAGGCATTGCTGAAATACTATTATTCGGCGCGGAAGGCTGCCGAGTAA
- a CDS encoding ribbon-helix-helix domain-containing protein, whose protein sequence is MTKPQIGTQSSRRLGRPPGAPESIRNKRVVTLMTDAEFEKLMKVADEEEKSVSGLVHHIVSRYLKRRS, encoded by the coding sequence ATGACTAAACCGCAAATCGGTACCCAGAGCAGTCGTAGACTCGGACGCCCCCCTGGAGCTCCGGAGTCCATTCGTAACAAGCGCGTGGTGACGCTAATGACGGACGCTGAGTTCGAGAAGTTGATGAAGGTCGCTGACGAAGAAGAAAAATCGGTGTCGGGGTTGGTGCACCATATTGTCTCACGATACCTGAAGCGTCGTAGCTGA
- a CDS encoding AraC family transcriptional regulator — MQSELIQTGNSVLATTPEAWEESMRPVTDVSVTEVHGREFSAEMKLFELPRTAFFSLKLPRARVVVSEGSGFVSVNIVSSGQIRTASPRRGSEWEVGSVHVVNHDDCEFDFTSDESLDVTTLCFQRPLLQQYARTFHGNDDFRLDQVNANLKRDSGAGACFTRYANFIWEELNRGGAFLQSPLATVEIEDSLWALLLSAVQRDRHENVHLRSGGYAAYVKPAEEFILGHLNSALRVVDIAAAVGISVPTLNRAFRKCHGMGPKAFIKQRRLDRVRSELLRADPQSTTVTAVATRFAFGHLSQFAADYKKVFHESPSETLRRR, encoded by the coding sequence ATGCAATCTGAGCTGATCCAAACGGGAAATAGTGTCCTCGCCACAACACCTGAAGCATGGGAAGAATCCATGCGACCGGTTACAGATGTTAGCGTAACAGAGGTGCACGGCCGAGAGTTTTCTGCAGAGATGAAGCTGTTCGAGTTACCCCGTACTGCATTTTTCAGTCTCAAGCTTCCCAGGGCCCGGGTTGTCGTTTCCGAGGGAAGCGGTTTTGTCAGTGTCAACATCGTCTCAAGTGGCCAAATACGCACCGCTAGTCCAAGACGCGGTAGCGAATGGGAAGTTGGAAGCGTCCACGTCGTGAATCACGACGACTGCGAATTCGATTTCACAAGCGATGAGAGCCTCGACGTCACCACATTGTGTTTCCAGAGACCGCTGCTTCAGCAATACGCTCGGACATTCCATGGGAACGATGACTTTCGGTTGGACCAGGTTAATGCCAACTTGAAACGTGATTCGGGCGCAGGTGCATGCTTTACGAGGTACGCGAATTTCATATGGGAAGAATTAAATCGCGGCGGGGCTTTTCTGCAATCACCTCTTGCGACTGTAGAAATCGAGGACAGCCTCTGGGCATTGTTATTGTCCGCAGTTCAACGTGATCGCCACGAAAACGTACATCTACGTAGCGGAGGCTACGCAGCCTACGTCAAGCCTGCCGAGGAATTCATCCTTGGGCATCTAAACTCAGCGCTTCGCGTTGTGGACATTGCTGCAGCAGTGGGCATCAGCGTTCCGACATTGAACCGAGCGTTTCGCAAGTGCCATGGCATGGGACCAAAAGCATTTATCAAACAACGGCGTCTTGACCGAGTGCGATCAGAACTTCTGCGAGCTGATCCGCAGTCGACCACCGTGACAGCGGTTGCAACAAGATTCGCTTTTGGGCATCTGAGCCAGTTCGCAGCGGATTACAAGAAAGTCTTTCACGAATCACCCTCTGAGACCCTTCGACGTAGATAG